A single window of Larimichthys crocea isolate SSNF chromosome XII, L_crocea_2.0, whole genome shotgun sequence DNA harbors:
- the glis2b gene encoding zinc finger protein GLIS2b — MLSLDEPLDLKLPRRINGRDKGARSPPLSPLHPKRARQLRMADDGTAVIEPASPASPHTGVQVVPHDRTDTPTPPAVDLSMSPSSRHTPNSPEMPNGNYVPSGNSHISQAFQFFVPIGAGAGLHLPSSMFIGQTSDKRASPDLSADEQLACRWKKCHLLFDSLQDLVDHVNDFHVKPEKDSGYCCHWEGCARKGRGFNARYKMLIHIRTHTNEKPHRCPTCNKSFSRLENLKIHNRSHTGEKPYICPYEGCNKRYSNSSDRFKHTRTHYVDKPYYCKMVGCLKRYTDPSSLRKHIKAHGHFVAQEHGSPASGVGSMLKGSQSGGLASEVGKDSEMSYVSAAHIIIPGAAAALLGGHALQGLGGALPLSPLSPRPLDLSTLGCPNSPPGSMGPILSFNGSPLGLAKSSLLSSAFPSSALGLPMVPMLGASSERRAQSQQAKKGRGEEVKNEVTGGVLNLSTGGSHDPLSWVVIPPGTVVLKPAVVN, encoded by the exons ATGCTATCCCTGGATGAGCCTCTGGACCTGAAGCTCCCAAGGCGGATCAATGGGAGGGACAAAGGGGCGCGCTcgccccctctctctccgctGCACCCCAAACGAGCTCGTCAGCTCCGCATGGCAGATGATGGCACTGCAGTCATAGAGCCTGCCTCCCCAGCATCTCCGCACACAG GTGTGCAGGTGGTCCCTCATGATCGAACAGACACCCCCACCCCGCCAGCAGTGGACCTGAGCATGTCTCCCTCCTCCCGCCACACCCCCAATTCTCCAGAAATGCCCAATGGCAACTACGTCCCCTCAGGG AATTCCCACATCTCACAGGCCTTTCAGTTTTTTGTGCCAATTGGAGCTGGGGCAGGACTTCACCTGCCATCCTCCATGTTCATTGGCCAGACGAGTGACAAGAGAGCCTCTCCTGACCTCTCAGCGGATGAACAACTGGCATGCCGCTGGAAGAAG TGCCATCTGCTCTTTGACTCCCTGCAAGACCTAGTGGATCATGTCAATGACTTCCATGTCAAACCTGAAAAGGATTCTGGGTATTGCTGCCACTGGGAGGGTTGTGCACGCAAAGGGAGGGGTTTCAATGCTCG gtaCAAGATGCTCATCCACATCCGCACTCACACTAACGAGAAACCCCACCGCTGTCCCACCTGCAACAAGAGCTTCTCACGTCTGGAGAACCTCAAGATACACAACCGGTCACACACAG GTGAAAAGCCCTACATTTGTCCTTACGAGGGCTGCAACAAGCGCTACTCCAACTCCAGCGACCGCTTcaagcacacacgcacgcactaTGTGGACAAGCCCTACTACTGCAAGATGGTGGGCTGTCTGAAGCGCTACACAGACCCAAGCTCTCTCCGAAAGCACATCAAGGCCCACGGCCATTTCGTGGCTCAGGAGCATGGTTCGCCAGCTAGTGGGGTAGGCTCCATGCTGAAAGGGAGTCAAAGTGGAGGGCTTGCAAGTGAAGTGGGGAAGGATTCAGAGATGTCCTATGTGAGTGCAGCCCACATTATCATCCCAGGGGCAGCGGCTGCTCTCCTGGGAGGCCATGCTCTGCAGGGTCTCGGTGGTGCCCTGCCTCTGTCCCCTCTCAGTCCTCGGCCCCTGGACCTCAGCACACTGGGTTGCCCCAATTCACCTCCAGGCAGCATGGGACCCATCTTGTCCTTCAACGGCTCCCCACTGGGCCTGGCCAAGTCCTCTTTGCTCTCCTCAGCGTTTCCCTCCTCGGCCTTGGGCCTGCCAATGGTGCCCATGCTGGGGGCCTCGTCTGAGCGCAGGGCCCAAAGCCAGCAGGCCAAGAAGGGACGGGGTGAGGAGGTCAAGAATGAGGTGACTGGGGGGGTCCTGAACCTCTCCACAGGAGGGTCTCATGATCCCTTGTCCTGGGTGGTCATCCCCCCAGGCACTGTGGTGCTCAAGCCAGCTGTGGTCAACtga
- the LOC104925700 gene encoding mitochondrial import inner membrane translocase subunit tim16 isoform X2 — protein sequence MAKYFAQIIVMGAQVVGRAFARALRQEYAASQAAAQARGRSGQQSAAASSITGMSLQEAQQILNITTLTPEEIQKSYEHLFKVNDKSVGGSFYLQSKVVRAKERLDEELSIQSEPQQQQQKQQNTET from the exons ATG gCGAAATATTTCGCACAGATCATCGTGATGGGAGCACAGGTGGTGGGCCGCGCGTTTGCACGTGCTTTACGGCAAGAATATGCAG CCAGTCAAGCAGCAGCTCAGGCCAGGGGCCGCTCAGGTCAGCAGTCTGCTGCAGCCTCTAGTATCACTGGAATGAGCCTGCAAGAGGCGCAGCAAATCCTCAATATCACCACACTCACCCCCGAGGAGATtcaaaag aGCTACGAGCACCTATTTAAAGTCAACGACAAGTCAGTGGGCGGTTCATTTTACCTACAATCAAAA GTGGTGCGGGCTAAAGAGCGTCTAGATGAGGAATTAAGTATTCAGTCagaaccacaacaacaacaacaaaagcagcagaatACAGAAACATGA